The genomic interval AACCAGAGGCAAATCAGGAATTAGAGGTAACCACGAACTAGAGGCAAAACATAACCACATGCAAACCCCAGAGGCAACCAAAGGCAATGTAGTGTCACTCACTCAATCAAAGGCAATATAGTGTCACTCACCCAATCAGTAACTCAGATGACTGGAGCCAGAGGCAAACAAAACTAGATGCAACCGAAGACAAACAGGAACCAGAAGCATTCAGAGACAAACGAGAACCAGAGAAAAACTAGAACCAGAGTCAAATAAAATCAGAGGCAAACGGAAACCATAGTAATGTAACAATGTCTTTTTCAtgtcaaaatttcaatttccttataatatttaaaaaatggttCCCACGTAATGGTAAGTGCAGTTAGGTTAGGTAATTCCCATTGTATTTGTATCTTAATTCCCATTTGGTACATTCATTTCAGGATTACACAGTGAAACCAACAACCCAGGAGCTCCTTGTCCGAGATTTGCATGATAATACTTGGACATTTAAACATACACATTGCGGTGAGGATGCTTTTATCTATTATTTGTATTCCTACAATAGTGGGatataaagtataaaaatatttaatataagttATTTATTAAGTCACCTTTTAGTATAAAAGTGAGGCGAAATAGTGTGATGTGGCAGAATGCTATTGGATATGAACGTAAAACCATTTTATAATTAGACAGTGTATATCCTAttatataggaaaataaatattagtaagttttgttttgtttgcaGGTCGGCCAAAGAGACATGTTCTCAGTAGTGGATGGAACTTGTTTGTTAGGTCAAAAAGGCTTAAAGTAGGAGATACTGTCATTTTTATCAGGTGTATATATTTAGCACTGCTTAGTGAGTAGCAGCTTTCTAGTAAAATCTCCTTTTTGTAAAATCTCTATAAAGATTTTactataaaaatgaaatgtcaATTGTTACAAGGGATGAGAAGTCGCAATTACTCGTTGGTATCAGACGTGCTAATCGTCAACAGGCATCATCTCCTGATAGTATGCACTCTGGTGTGCTTGCTGTTGTTGCTCAAGCTCTTGCTAATCGAAGCCCATGGACTGTTTACTACAATCCAAGGTATATTTAACTTGTTCTAAGCCTCCTCTAACCAAAGCTAGTTTATGGCATAATATagtaaaacaaattcaaactaatatatttttcgGCTTATTTGTAGAGTTTGTACTTCAGAATTTGTTATTCCACATGCTAAATACATAAAAGCAAAACATCTGTCTCAATTGTCAGTTGGCTTGAGATTTGGTATGATGTTTGAGACACAAGAATTTTGTAAGCACAGGTGATTTTCTGaactatatatttaattatggtgtgtCATGTAGACTAgctagcatattttctttgctAAGAAGCAGCAATAACTTGATATATGCTTAATTTTTCTGCAGATATATGGGTAAAATAGTCAGCATCAGTGATTTGGATCCTCTAATGTGGCC from Cicer arietinum cultivar CDC Frontier isolate Library 1 chromosome 5, Cicar.CDCFrontier_v2.0, whole genome shotgun sequence carries:
- the LOC113786691 gene encoding auxin response factor 5-like, producing MKIGYRINNFRGLSDVEFRVMACLCSKSQLVDGPTTSIPNDFKIPSQLLCQVKNLALHAHKETDEIYAEISLQPLDYKNGYFPISLIGLKATPTKHRFYKTLTASDISIHSSSLLVPQATAELLFPPLDYTVKPTTQELLVRDLHDNTWTFKHTHCGRPKRHVLSSGWNLFVRSKRLKVGDTVIFIRDEKSQLLVGIRRANRQQASSPDSMHSGVLAVVAQALANRSPWTVYYNPRVCTSEFVIPHAKYIKAKHLSQLSVGLRFGMMFETQEFCKHSDLDPLMWPGSKWRNIQVEWDD